A single region of the Lotus japonicus ecotype B-129 chromosome 4, LjGifu_v1.2 genome encodes:
- the LOC130713628 gene encoding uncharacterized protein LOC130713628, with translation MKGNPNPKPEEEEKRLQEELLGPILVAERVIKLAEEAESSKTVCRELATKVQILCENLRAVVRAVSANPSLNERPIRRMAADVSKCLDKTLSLVRKCRKQPGVLRHVWSMRTTGDLRKVWSLLESSNGDMMWLLSIFESKGTNLSLPPIASNDPILAWVWTYTYTLQLGSAKDRAEAATGLGSLARDNDRNKFIIMEEGGVLPLIKLLKDSAYPDAQVAAANALVNIASNQLGVVRFLLPSLAVPAIVQVLSDSPFRVRVSVASLVSTMADQDPVAREEFARANVTRPLVSLLAMDTVLADPMAARTSSIHSLVVNLSEGNLNAAGGRGGQQNRRDREKEGESAELRNAVKTSCAEALWKLSKGCLLTCKKISETKGLLCLAKIVESESGDLRFNCLMAVMEIAAVAESNAELRRVAFKPNTTAAKAVLDQLLRVVCEESDSALLVPAIKSIGSLARNFPGKVPQVIGPLVAQLGNRDIDVASEAAIALAKFVCPENYNCVEHSKVILELDGIPKLMSLLQINDRQQVYGLKLLCYLALNVGDSKILEEERTLSTLEKLARPVLSQHPDLKELLAKAIHHLTLYQSGAQLHRQPLGL, from the coding sequence ATGAAGGGAAACCCTAACCCTAAGccggaagaagaagagaagcgcCTACAAGAGGAGCTCCTCGGACCGATCCTAGTAGCAGAGCGCGTCATCAAACTAGCGGAGGAAGCAGAGTCATCCAAAACCGTCTGCAGGGAGCTCGCCACCAAGGTCCAAATCCTCTGCGAAAATCTCCGAGCGGTGGTTCGCGCCGTGTCAGCCAACCCCTCTCTCAACGAGAGGCCGATCCGCCGCATGGCCGCCGACGTCTCCAAATGCCTCGACAAGACGCTGTCGCTCGTCCGGAAATGCAGGAAGCAACCCGGCGTGCTCCGGCACGTGTGGTCGATGAGGACCACCGGGGACTTACGAAAAGTCTGGAGTCTTCTAGAGTCTTCCAATGGTGACATGATGTGGCTTCTCAGCATCTTTGAGTCTAAAGGGACTAACCTCTCGCTTCCTCCGATTGCGAGCAATGATCCGATTTTGGCATGGGTGTGGACATACACGTATACTCTCCAATTGGGTAGCGCCAAGGATCGAGCTGAAGCTGCTACTGGGTTAGGTTCTCTTGCTAGAGACAATGACCGGAACAAGTTCATCATCATGGAGGAAGGTGGGGTTTTACCTCTTATCAAGCTTCTTAAGGATTCTGCTTACCCTGATGCTCAGGTCGCGGCTGCGAATGCTCTTGTCAATATAGCTTCGAATCAACTCGGTGTGGTTCGGTTCCTGCTTCCCAGCCTTGCTGTCCCTGCCATTGTTCAGGTTCTGTCCGATTCGCCGTTTAGAGTTCGTGTTTCCGTTGCGAGTTTAGTCTCCACCATGGCTGACCAGGACCCCGTTGCTCGCGAGGAGTTTGCGCGGGCAAATGTGACTAGACCTCTGGTGTCGTTGTTGGCGATGGATACTGTCCTTGCCGACCCCATGGCGGCTCGAACCAGCAGCATTCATTCCCTGGTTGTTAATTTGTCCGAGGGAAATTTGAATGCTGCTGGTGGAAGAGGGGGTCAGCAGAATAGAAGGGATAGGGAGAAGGAAGGTGAGAGCGCGGAGTTGAGAAATGCTGTTAAAACTAGCTGTGCTGAGGCTCTGTGGAAACTCTCTAAAGGGTGTCTCTTGACCTGCAAGAAGATTAGCGAGACTAAAGGTTTGCTTTGTCTGGCTAAGATTGTGGAGTCCGAGAGCGGAGATTTGCGGTTCAATTGTCTCATGGCTGTCATGGAGATTGCTGCCGTGGCGGAGTCCAATGCTGAACTTAGAAGAGTTGCTTTCAAGCCCAACACAACGGCAGCGAAGGCGGTTTTGGATCAGCTCTTGAGGGTGGTTTGTGAGGAGAGCGATTCTGCCTTGCTGGTTCCTGCCATTAAGTCTATTGGCTCCTTGGCCAGAAACTTCCCAGGAAAGGTTCCTCAAGTTATTGGCCCCTTAGTTGCCCAGCTTGGCAACAGAGATATAGATGTTGCGAGTGAAGCTGCGATTGCATTGGCAAAGTTTGTGTGCCCGGAAAATTACAACTGCGTTGAGCATTCGAAGGTAATACTTGAGCTTGATGGAATCCCCAAGCTTATGAGTCTGCTGCAGATAAATGATCGGCAGCAAGTGTATGGCCTGAAGTTACTATGTTACCTTGCCTTAAACGTAGGGGATAGTAAGATTCTTGAGGAGGAACGTACCTTGAGTACTCTAGAGAAGCTTGCTCGTCCTGTTCTATCTCAACATCCTGATTTGAAGGAACTGCTTGCAAAGGCCATACACCACCTCACTCTTTATCAGTCTGGGGCTCAGTTGCACAGACAGCCTTTGGGACTATAG
- the LOC130715473 gene encoding transcription factor MYB4-like has protein sequence MGRHSCCVKQKLRKGLWSPEEDEKLFNHITRFGVGCWSSVPKQAGLQRCGKSCRLRWINYLRPDLKRGMFSQQEEDLIINLHEVLGNRWAQIAAQLPGRTDNEIKNFWNSCLKKKLMKQGIDPTTHKPLTDAHVKEESKSPDTTPMQIPMSQGTLATSTFGSSLVISDSNHYDGVLTEASRELFMSKSALDSLSYYDFQIGGSVQSGYNNLPFTHYQSFGPSSSHGFSSMPSLTQSDHGNMSSVVTEFSNNNSASKISSLFMNDQVKESSSISSNMSTIYPGGSHSQMRSLMENAGFSWDNGDNKLDPLFQFQVNGIKSEDFRTSSWEEGQLQNQNSIDFTSCPLTSLSEDLTEANFDVFQHI, from the exons ATGGGTCGCCATTCCTGTTGTGTGAAGCAAAAGTTGAGGAAAGGTTTATGGTCccctgaagaagatgagaagctCTTCAATCACATAACCAGATTTGGTGTTGGTTGCTGGAGTTCTGTTCCCAAACAAGCTG GACTGCAAAGATGTGGAAAGAGTTGCAGGTTGAGATGGATAAACTACTTGAGGCCTGATTTGAAGAGAGGCATGTTCTCACAGCAAGAGGAGGATCTTATAATCAATCTTCATGAAGTCCTTGGAAACAG GTGGGCTCAGATAGCAGCACAGTTACCAGGGAGAACAGATAATGAGATTAAGAATTTCTGGAATTCATGTTTGAAGAAGAAGCTAATGAAGCAAGGGATTGATCCAACTACACACAAGCCTCTCACTGATGCTCATGTTAAAGAAGAGAGCAAAAGTCCAGACACAACACCTATGCAGATACCAATGTCTCAAGGGACTTTAGCTACCTCAACCTTTGGCTCATCACTTGTAATAAGCGATTCAAATCACTATGATGGTGTTCTAACAGAAGCTTCAAGGGAACTTTTCATGAGCAAGTCAGCATTGGACTCTTTGTCCTACTATGATTTCCAAATTGGTGGTTCTGTGCAGAGTGGTTATAATAACTTACCCTTCACTCATTATCAGAGTTTTGGTCCCAGTTCAAGCCATGGATTCTCTTCAATGCCAAGCCTAACCCAGTCAGATCACGGGAACATGTCGTCCGTGGTGACCGAGTTTTCTAACAACAATTCAGCTTCCAAAATCAGTTCCTTGTTCATGAATGATCAGGTGAAAGAAAGTTCCAGCATTAGCTCAAACATGAGCACTATTTATCCAGGAGGGTCTCACTCTCAAATGAGGAGCTTAATGGAAAATGCAGGATTCTCTTGGGACAATGGAGACAACAAATTGGACCCTTTGTTTCAGTTCCAAGTCAATGGCATAAAATCTGAGGATTTCAGGACAAGTTCATGGGAAGAAGGGCAGCTGCAGAATCAAAACTCAATAGACTTCACTAGCTGTCCATTAACATCACTGTCAGAGGATCTAACAGAAGCAAATTTTGATGTGTTTCAGCATATATGA